The Sebastes umbrosus isolate fSebUmb1 chromosome 10, fSebUmb1.pri, whole genome shotgun sequence nucleotide sequence tttttcagaaatctttcagacttttttttttttacctttttcaaacattgtttagacttttgttttccaacatttttcaaactttttttacggacattttttcagacttttgatttgggatatttttcagacttttttttttacggacattttttcagacttttgtttttcaacatttttcaaactttttttttcagacttttttttcagacattttcagattagtttttttacggacattttttcagcattttgatttgggatatttttcagactttttttttttttttttaaccttttcaaacattgtttagacttttgttttccaacatttttcaaactttttttttcagacttttttattacggacattttttcagactttcgtttttcaacatttttcaaaccttttttttcagactttttttgggacatttttcagactttttttttttatttttttttaccttttcaaacattgtttagacttttgttttccaacatttttcaaacttttttttttatggacattttttcagacttttgtttttcaacatttttcaaactttatttttcaaactttttttttcagactttttttccagacatttttcagactatttttttacggacattttttcagcattttcttttgggacatttttcagactttttttttttttttttttaccttttcaaacattgttttccaacatttttcaaacttttttttcagaaatttttcagactttttttttttttttatgtttttcaaacattgtttagacttttgttttccaacatttttcaaactttttttttcagactttttttccagacatttttcagactatttttttacggacattttttcagcattttcttttgggacatttttcagactttttttgggacatttttttcagactttttttgggacatttttcagaaatctttcagacttttttgttttccaacatttttcaaacttttttttcagaaatctttcagacttttttttttacctttttcaaacattgtttagacttttgttttccaacatttttcaaactttttttacggacattttttcagacttttgatttgggatatttttcagacttttttttttacggacattttttcagacttttgtttttcaacatttttcaaactttttttttcagacttttttttcagacattttcagattagttttttacggacattttttcagcattttgatttgggatatttttcagactttttttttttttttttttaaccttttcaaacattgtttagacttttgttttccaacatttttcaaacattttttttcagactttttttttccggacattttttcagacttttgtttttcaacatttttcaaactttttttttccgactttttttttatggacattttttcagacttttgtttttcaacatttttcaaactttatttttccgacttttttttccgactttttttgggacatttttcagactatttttttacggacattttttcagcattttcttttgggacatttttcagatttttttttttttttttttaccttttcaaacattgtttagacttttgttttccaacatttttcaaactttttttccggacatttttcagactatttttttccggacattttttcagacttttgttttccaacatatttcaaactttttttttcagactttttttccagacatttttcagactatttttttacggacattttttcagcattttcttttgggacatttttcagacttttttttttttttttttacctttttcagacattgtttagacttttgttttccaacatttttcaaacttttttttcagacttttctttcagacattttttttacagacattttttcagaattttgttttccaacgtttttcaaacttttttttcagacatttttcacagtctttttttccagcatttttcaaactttgttttttaccgGCCGCAGAAAAGTGTATTTATTGCGCTGGGCCACACTTCACCACTGCTTGTTTGAATATCAATCTACAAACAGCTCTAAATCTCACAAGTTAACACGCAGTATCTAGTGTGTTTAATccttacacaaacacacgtaaaaacaacaatttgtgatCTTatatcaaagaacgtatattgctaagcagtgaaagtcagttgtttgttccattgcaacatcagcgcccagcagcagagctacgcttccaccattttggactgaaagcgactaccggatgccGGTAAAACGTCCAaggtacaaaagtaaaactgaattatttctattctattgtcatatttaatgtctctaccgaattggcccgtgttgaacaataaaaatattataaatttaATAAACGAAGCAGGACTAGGCGGAACAGAAAGTCAGACCCTTCTGCGGTAAAATGAGGTTTTATTAAGGGAGTCTGGCAGCTGCAGATCTTTACGACACAAAGCGGTGGTGCTCCCCGCTTTAGTCCACACaaaaatctgatcaaaatgaaagttcctttgTAGTACCTTTAAATCAGCATGACTCTGAAGTTAGAGCTGCATCTACTACCACCTCCTCCTTGAAACTTACCATCCAAAACATCCGCTCTTACAACCTCCTGACCTTCTGTTACCCTGGTTACGTGTCCGGGAACAGAGAAGAGTAGCTCCTCCATCAGTGCATCTATCTGCAGATCTTCAGGCAGAGACTCGATCTCCAGAGTCGTCTCTTCAGACGCCACCAcgtcctcctctacctccaccTTCTTCTCTCCAGCAACGATTTCAGCTTCTTTCTCCAGATAATCTGCAGTTTCACTCAGAGATTCATCCTCCAGAGTTCCCAAAGAGGCCTCGACTTCAGCCAGAGTCACAGACTCCAGACTCATGGCCTCCACGACGCTCCCTCGCTCGCTCTCTCCGGACTCTTCTTCTGCCTCCTGACCTTCGAGCGGCTGCCTCGGTCCTTGCTCAGAACCCAACATGACCTCCAGCATGACAGCTTCTATCGCATCGGTGGCTTCAGAGATCGAATCTAAGGTTAACATTTCATCCTCAAACTCAGCAACATCCTCCATCGTGGTCGTAACTTCCATCTTCTCCTCTTTCGCTAGAACATCAGCTTCTTTCTCCAGAGCGTTCATCGCTTCTAGCAGAGCTTCGGTGTCAAGACCTCCAACGTCCGCCGTCACTTCTGATAAAGTTACTGATTCCAGCGTCATGGCTTCAGTTGCTTTCTCCTCCGTCTGCTCGGCGTTTGAACTTGTTTTAGAAAGCGTTGCAGGAACGTGAAAGAGGAGCTCATTCACCAACGCGCTGCTTTCTCCTTCCAACGCTTGAAGATCTTCAGACAGAGAGTCCCATTTTGACAAAACTTTATTTAGATTCTCGCCCTCGTTGTCGCTTGAATcctcagattcagattcagctGCGATCTCCGTCCGGACCGACGACTCCTGGAGCTGCTTCTCCGCTTTCTCATCGAGGATTGATTTTGTTCTGAGGAGCTCGTCGGTTTTTAAAGACGCTACCAGGACCTGGTCTATGTGGAGCGTTACGGACTCTAACGTCATCTCTTCAGACAGACTCACTTCCTCATTTACTGAGCATGATTCTACTGTAGAGTCTATTTTCAAAGGCAAGGGTGCAGATTCGTGTGCGTTTTGTATTACGGGAGTGTGTGAGAGGTTGTCGACTGCTTCAGTTTCTATTGTAGGCTCTATTGTACCTTCAGAAACAGGCGAGGTGCTGGCGTCTACTGCTGGTTCTATTGTAGTTTCTATTAAAGGTTCTTCTTTGGCACTGTATGAGATGTTAACCACTCCTGAGTCTACTTCCTGAGCTGCTGCATCTACTGTGACGTCTATCGTCGGCTCTACTGGACCCTCAACAACAGCAGCTTTAGTTTCAAGTGTTTCCACAGGAAAATGGCTGGCTTCTACTGGTGATTCTATTGTAATTTCTATTAAAGGTTCTTCTTTGGCAGTATGCGAGAGGTAAACAGGACCCGAGTCTGTGCTGTTGGTTTCTACTTTGTGAGCTGCTGCATCTACTGTGACGTCTATCGTAGGCTCTACTGGACCCTCAACAACA carries:
- the si:dkey-22n8.3 gene encoding mucin-17 isoform X1, with product MMAAALIRRGTGLCCIHRELCRVVWRSQTALFSSKPSDKNQPRKTHIKKAKPKPAVDVAKLLEEIFSQQRPGTAPPAGKARPAKASSIPTKPPTTSSVNVSTSNIPPLSKTNARSLSNVTVATTSGSSPTSSTPAAIEHQPSAETIETKVETATVLPLSAHEVEKNAEASSFPAATVEPLIETTIESPVDHTLSSVETVETRAAVVEGPVEPTVDAPAEAIQTKDTDSGVAIEDPLIETTIESLVEAVETLETRAAVVGGPVEPTIDVTVDAAAQEVETNSTDSGVVDISHTAAVEPVLESTVEPPVEASPLETLESGAAVVECPVEPSVDATAQEVETKGTGPINLSHTAKEETTIETPVEAVEALETRAAVVEGPVEPTIDVTVDAAAHKVETNSTDSGPVYLSHTAKEEPLIEITIESPVEASHFPVETLETKAAVVEGPVEPTIDVTVDAAAQEVDSGVVNISYSAKEEPLIETTIEPAVDASTSPVSEGTIEPTIETEAVDNLSHTPVIQNAHESAPLPLKIDSTVESCSVNEEVSLSEEMTLESVTLHIDQVLVASLKTDELLRTKSILDEKAEKQLQESSVRTEIAAESESEDSSDNEGENLNKVLSKWDSLSEDLQALEGESSALVNELLFHVPATLSKTSSNAEQTEEKATEAMTLESVTLSEVTADVGGLDTEALLEAMNALEKEADVLAKEEKMEVTTTMEDVAEFEDEMLTLDSISEATDAIEAVMLEVMLGSEQGPRQPLEGQEAEEESGESERGSVVEAMSLESVTLAEVEASLGTLEDESLSETADYLEKEAEIVAGEKKVEVEEDVVASEETTLEIESLPEDLQIDALMEELLFSVPGHVTRVTEGQEVVRADVLDEMVVVGSVDVDTAAEVTDDVPAQKEVLLKEEFKEEEGAQAEALGSEDVKGTHADLDPVQRLFLEKIREYNNMRRLNGGLLEAEPGYEKLLSEETAKLQRLYGGGDLSSFPQFTFTEPETDQDSK